GCACCGTCGGAACGAACAGCGAGTCTCCTTGCGGAAACATGGCCAGATACACCGCCTGCACTTCTCCTTCCACTGCGGCGGGGTTTTTTGTATCAACCTGCGGATACATTTTGGTTAATTTAACGGCTCCGACCCGGAATGCACGCATTTTCTTGGCATGGACGGGTCGGAATGAGCGCGTTGCGGCCAATGTCTGGACCGGGATGACGTTGTGAAGGCCGGATCATTTCTTTACGGATGGAAAGCATGAGCGAAACCATTCTCAGTTTTGTGCATGACATCACTCGGACCATTGTGAACTTCCGTCTCCCTGAATCGCGGCATCGTACGCGCACACAGCGCACCCGCGAAACGCGCCGCAAAATACCCGCTGGACTAAACACGGCAATGATTAAAAGTATCCCGCGCTTGCGCGCGTAAAAAACCAGGCCCATGGCTCATCATCCGCATCTCAGCTCCAGCACGGATCCGACATTTGCAGCCAAATCGCGCTCGACCTGGGAAATCATCCGGCGCGTGGCGGTTTATCTGCGCCCTTACAAGGGGATGGCCGCGGCCAACGTCGGCTGCGCAGTGCTTTCCCTGGCCTTTGCGCTCGCTTATCCGCAGTTGATCGGCGTCGTCATTGACCGGGTGATCGGCCAGAAACAGGCCGCGTTGCTCGCGCCGGTCATGCTGGGTTTGCTCGGCGCGTTTCTCCTGCGCGACCTGTTCAACAGCCTGCGCATCCGCATCAATAACCGGTTCGAGCAGGATGTGATCTACGACATGCGACGCGCTGTCTATGCGCGCCTGCAACGGTTGCCGGTGGGTTACTTCGACCAGCGCGCCTCCGGCGATTTGATGACACGGGTCCTCGAAGACGTGAATGCCGTCGAACGCGTTCTGATTGACGGCACCGAGCAGGGGACCGTTGCCGTGCTTAGCATCGCCGGCGTGCTGGCCATCATGTTTCACTACAACCCGATGCTGGCTCTGGTCGCGATGGCCCCCGTGCCGCTGCTGACCGCCGGGGCCATCTGGTACACCGTCACCGCGCATGGCCGGTATCGCGCACAACGCCTGGCGGCGAGCGCCATGAACGCCTTGCTGATGGACAACCTGCAAGGCGTCCGCCAGATCAAGGCGTTCGGCCGCGAACCGCACGAGGATTCGCGCTTCACCCGGCGCGCCGACGACCTCCGCCAGGGCACACTCAAGGTGATGCTCGCCTGGGCGAACTACTCCCCCGCGATGAGCTTTGTCACGGCGCTCGGCACGGTGTTTGTACTGTGGTATGGCGGCGGCCAGATGCTCGCGGACAAGATGACAGTCGGAGAACTGGTCAAATTCCTGATCTACCTCACGCTGTTCTACGAACCGGTCGCGCGTCTTCACGGCCTGAATCAAATGCTGCAGGCCGCGCGTGCCGGCGGCGAACGGGTGTTCGACATCCTCGACGCGCCCATGGAGCGGCCGGGCAACGAACCCCGCGCCGCCCTGCGAATTCCGGTCCGCGGCGAAGTGATTTATGACGACGTCGGTTTTAGCTATGGACCGGAGCGAGTTGTCCTGAAAAACGTTTCCCTCCACGCGAGGCCCGGCGAAATGATCGCACTGGTCGGACCCACGGGCGCCGGCAAGTCAACGCTCGTCAACCTCCTGCCCGCCTTTTACGAATTGTCTTCCGGCCGCATCACCGTTGATGGCCAGGACATCAGTTCGGTGTCGCTCGAATCGTTGCGCGCGCAGATCGCCATCGTCAGCCAGGAACCGTTTCTCTTCAACGGGACCGTTCGTGAGAACATTCTTTATGGCAAACTCGACGCCACCGACGACGAACTCAAAGGCGCGGCCCGCGCGGCCAACTGCCACGAATTCATCTCCCGCTTGCCCGAAGGCTATGACACGCGCGTCGGTGAACGCGGCGTGAAACTGAGCGTCGGTGAAAAACAGCGCGTCAGCATTGCTCGCGCGTTGTTGAAAAACGCGCCCATCCTCATCCTCGACGAAGCGACCGCCAGCGTGGACACGGGAACGGAACGACTGATCCAGGAAGCGCTTGAACGTTTGATGGCGGGCCGCACGAGCTTTGTCATTGCGCATCGTTTGAGCACGATTCGGCAAGCGGACCAGATTCTGGTGCTGCGGCACGGCGAAATCATCGAGCGCGGCACGCACGAGGAGCTGCTCGAAGCGGACGGCCTCTACGCCAAACTCGCCCGCATTCAGAACACGACAACCATTGAAGAGGGCTTTGAAAAGCTGGCGGTGAATTGATTGGAGAACCGGCGGTCTACTGGAGGGATCTCGGTGCCAGGCAGGCAAGCATCATCTGACGTAGTACACGATCGGCGTGCACAAACCATGAACGATGCAGCCCGCAAGCGCCAGTAAAGATGGCTCGAAATACTTCGACCGTCTTTCATCGGGCTTCGACTCTTTACGGGCCGCAGACCATCCCCAACCAAGTGTAACCAGGAAAACAGTCGCCGCTGCCAACTGCAACGCTACGTGTACTAAAGATCTATCTTGCGCGAAAAAATGGAACGGAATCAGCGCAGCACTTGCGATCGCGAGCTTGAACAGGGAGGAAATGGTAGTCATGGGTTCTCCTGATTGAGCCTGCGTTCATGAAAGCAGATTTGCGGCCTTTCGTGAAGGATTAGTTGGGAGTTCCAAGTCGCGCTCCGGCCGACGGGCAGCTGCAATCCACACGAGAATCTGCTCCGCGGACTTCTGTGGCTGTGTGCCCAGCGCGTTGTGGTCCGCACGCCACAGAGTTTTGCCGCCGCGATAGCCGGGACAATTCCTCCGCAGCCACCACCGCACAAAGGGCCACGGCACCAGCGGGTCTACCAATCCCGCGAGATAGTAAACCGGGAAACGAGTTTGTCGTGCCACCGGCCGCAGGTCATTGTTTGCAATCAATCCATAGCGATGAACGATGGCCTGCCGGTCCGCCTCCTGCGTCCGGTTCGCGACAAATTCGGCAATGCTTGCCAGCGTTTCCGGCGCGTGTTTGTGACGGAACTTCGCGTAGCGCGCATAGGCGGCGCAGAACAGTTTCACAATACTCATCGGAACGCACTCGCTCGCTCGCCGCGCCACGCGGACGGCCCAATTCACGGGATGCCGCACGAATCCCCCTGTCAGAATCAGCCCGAGCGGACGAAAGCCGCCAGCGGACGCCTGGGAATGTTTGATGATCTGCCAGGCCGGCTGCGAGCCGAATGACTCGCCCAGCAACCATCCTTCGCGAATGCTGTTTGCTGACAATGCTTCTTCGATCTCGCGCGTAAGATCGTCCAGCGTGCCTGTCACTGATCGCGGATAGGTGAATTCGACGAATCGTGTTTTGCCCGCAACGGCCGCGCGAAAGCTGCTCACCAGAGTCCAGTCGCCGTGCATGCCGGGCAGGTAAACCAGCGTCGGCAGCGAGGCGTCGCCGTGGATGCGGATTTGAAGTTGATCAGCAATCATGGGTGAAGCTCACTTGAACAGACTTCCTGCGCTTGCGCCAAACCCAACCGATCAGAATCAGCCCGCCTATGAACCCCGAACCATAGCTCGCCAGATGCGC
This DNA window, taken from Candidatus Angelobacter sp., encodes the following:
- a CDS encoding ABC transporter ATP-binding protein; the protein is MAHHPHLSSSTDPTFAAKSRSTWEIIRRVAVYLRPYKGMAAANVGCAVLSLAFALAYPQLIGVVIDRVIGQKQAALLAPVMLGLLGAFLLRDLFNSLRIRINNRFEQDVIYDMRRAVYARLQRLPVGYFDQRASGDLMTRVLEDVNAVERVLIDGTEQGTVAVLSIAGVLAIMFHYNPMLALVAMAPVPLLTAGAIWYTVTAHGRYRAQRLAASAMNALLMDNLQGVRQIKAFGREPHEDSRFTRRADDLRQGTLKVMLAWANYSPAMSFVTALGTVFVLWYGGGQMLADKMTVGELVKFLIYLTLFYEPVARLHGLNQMLQAARAGGERVFDILDAPMERPGNEPRAALRIPVRGEVIYDDVGFSYGPERVVLKNVSLHARPGEMIALVGPTGAGKSTLVNLLPAFYELSSGRITVDGQDISSVSLESLRAQIAIVSQEPFLFNGTVRENILYGKLDATDDELKGAARAANCHEFISRLPEGYDTRVGERGVKLSVGEKQRVSIARALLKNAPILILDEATASVDTGTERLIQEALERLMAGRTSFVIAHRLSTIRQADQILVLRHGEIIERGTHEELLEADGLYAKLARIQNTTTIEEGFEKLAVN
- a CDS encoding alpha/beta hydrolase codes for the protein MIADQLQIRIHGDASLPTLVYLPGMHGDWTLVSSFRAAVAGKTRFVEFTYPRSVTGTLDDLTREIEEALSANSIREGWLLGESFGSQPAWQIIKHSQASAGGFRPLGLILTGGFVRHPVNWAVRVARRASECVPMSIVKLFCAAYARYAKFRHKHAPETLASIAEFVANRTQEADRQAIVHRYGLIANNDLRPVARQTRFPVYYLAGLVDPLVPWPFVRWWLRRNCPGYRGGKTLWRADHNALGTQPQKSAEQILVWIAAARRPERDLELPTNPSRKAANLLS